A region from the Inhella inkyongensis genome encodes:
- a CDS encoding CAP domain-containing protein has protein sequence MSSTPLCPWAPRGVSRILSAAALTLLNACGGGGGDGAAPSPTPAPAPAPTPAPAPSPGTRATCGLPNFEVEMLARVNAARAAGASCGSAGSFAAAPPLAWNLIATQAALRHSDDMVARDFFDHRGSDGSSAGDRLSAAGYAWSRWGENIAAGQGSVAEVVAGWMASPGHCANLMQPSFKDLGVACVSGSASNRYRSYWSMTLAAPR, from the coding sequence ATGAGCTCCACCCCTCTCTGCCCATGGGCGCCGCGCGGCGTCTCACGCATCTTGAGCGCTGCGGCGTTGACCTTGCTGAATGCCTGTGGGGGTGGCGGCGGCGATGGCGCAGCTCCGTCACCCACTCCGGCCCCGGCTCCGGCTCCCACTCCGGCCCCCGCTCCTTCGCCCGGCACCCGCGCCACCTGTGGCCTCCCCAACTTCGAGGTCGAAATGCTGGCGCGGGTGAACGCGGCGCGGGCGGCTGGGGCCAGTTGCGGCAGTGCCGGCAGCTTTGCGGCCGCGCCGCCTTTGGCTTGGAACCTGATCGCCACGCAGGCGGCCTTGCGCCATAGCGATGACATGGTGGCGCGCGATTTCTTTGACCACCGCGGCTCGGATGGCAGCAGCGCCGGCGACCGACTCAGTGCGGCGGGCTATGCCTGGAGCCGTTGGGGCGAGAACATCGCGGCCGGTCAGGGCTCGGTGGCCGAGGTGGTGGCCGGCTGGATGGCCAGCCCTGGCCATTGCGCCAATCTGATGCAGCCCAGCTTCAAGGACTTGGGCGTGGCCTGCGTGAGTGGCTCGGCCAGCAACCGCTATCGCAGCTATTGGTCCATGACCCTGGCCGCGCCGCGTTAA
- a CDS encoding M30 family zinc metallopeptidase codes for MNTINRLARAGLLAAALGLSACGGGGGSGPAAPVVPPEPAPVALIQQSATRAETQEFLSFNTAPGSVGTSFRWEFSDGQTATGAQVERRFEAPGSYTFTLVARNGTGLEARSNGSVLIETPAAAPARADNQLQAACSGTHCGVTLGGQYAGSGVGVWRYRNAAVTPQSVDVELSGVTDAQRVSLVFSSAAKAAAAEPPSAGASAVQAERLQAQAWQESPGHAEPADPQHARFMRRSRQELEAERQLEAASWRPYAVPESGPQRRARAAAVVGSSRVWNDLYDDVLKPVPYPSTLKQECSTPQGRRILFWLDDKHGGSDTQVSNTLALMKQGFCGDQGGYARLVALLGDVWGGVVAARPWLIQDRPGELQDVHIALLNAPKPEKGGWAGYYYPFNNSVRERSSRHVNSNEALVFFVQAQGAFADPYFYLSTLVHELTHMVNYYQRFQVRGTGHDDWLEETSAMMSEDLLAEAISPGQNKILDSRLSSYARSAADLSLPAWSDESASLNYPAGGSLAAFLNRRHGPTLAQQLVTGCGEGVQRFDSLACINSLLASRGTQLDDEWERMGASVFGGMPARHAPQSYGFPKRQFGEQILRGKDLASMDDQIRTDTLSALTQFKPGSHAHWVDTGSRSQGRWVRKGIKLPPGTTLTVVVR; via the coding sequence ATGAACACCATCAATCGCCTGGCCCGCGCCGGGCTGCTGGCCGCTGCACTGGGCCTGAGCGCTTGTGGCGGCGGTGGGGGCTCGGGGCCTGCTGCGCCGGTTGTGCCGCCGGAGCCTGCACCTGTGGCCTTGATCCAGCAGTCGGCTACACGCGCTGAGACGCAGGAATTCTTGTCTTTCAACACCGCGCCGGGCTCCGTGGGCACCAGCTTTCGCTGGGAGTTCAGCGACGGCCAGACGGCAACTGGTGCCCAGGTGGAACGCCGCTTCGAGGCCCCGGGCAGCTACACCTTCACCTTGGTGGCGCGCAATGGCACGGGGCTGGAGGCGCGCAGTAATGGCAGCGTGCTGATCGAAACCCCGGCAGCGGCACCCGCTCGCGCCGACAACCAATTGCAGGCGGCCTGTAGCGGCACGCACTGCGGTGTCACTCTGGGCGGGCAGTACGCCGGCAGCGGGGTGGGGGTCTGGCGTTACCGCAATGCGGCGGTCACGCCGCAGAGCGTGGACGTCGAGCTCTCCGGCGTCACCGACGCGCAGCGGGTCAGCTTGGTATTCAGCAGCGCAGCCAAGGCTGCGGCAGCCGAGCCGCCCTCTGCCGGTGCGTCGGCCGTGCAGGCCGAGCGCTTGCAGGCACAGGCTTGGCAGGAGTCGCCGGGTCATGCCGAGCCTGCCGATCCGCAACACGCACGGTTTATGCGCCGCAGCCGGCAAGAATTGGAGGCTGAGCGGCAGCTCGAGGCAGCGAGCTGGCGCCCCTATGCGGTGCCGGAGTCCGGTCCGCAGCGGCGCGCGCGCGCGGCGGCGGTGGTGGGCTCCTCGCGGGTCTGGAACGATCTTTACGACGATGTGCTCAAGCCCGTGCCCTATCCCAGCACACTCAAACAGGAGTGCAGCACGCCACAGGGGCGGCGCATCCTCTTCTGGCTGGATGACAAGCATGGCGGCAGCGATACCCAGGTGAGCAACACGCTGGCCCTGATGAAGCAGGGTTTCTGTGGTGACCAGGGCGGCTACGCCCGCTTGGTGGCGCTGCTGGGCGACGTCTGGGGTGGAGTGGTGGCAGCGCGGCCGTGGCTGATCCAGGATCGGCCCGGCGAGTTGCAGGATGTGCACATCGCGCTGCTCAATGCACCCAAGCCCGAGAAGGGGGGGTGGGCCGGCTACTACTACCCATTCAACAACTCGGTGCGCGAGCGCTCCAGTCGCCACGTCAACTCCAACGAGGCCCTGGTGTTCTTTGTGCAGGCCCAGGGCGCTTTCGCAGATCCGTATTTCTATCTCTCCACCCTGGTGCATGAGCTGACCCATATGGTCAATTACTACCAGCGATTCCAGGTGCGTGGCACCGGCCATGACGACTGGTTGGAGGAGACCTCGGCCATGATGAGCGAGGACTTGTTGGCCGAGGCGATTTCGCCCGGACAAAACAAGATCCTTGATTCCCGCTTGAGCAGCTATGCGCGCTCGGCGGCCGACCTGTCGCTGCCGGCCTGGAGCGATGAGAGCGCCAGTCTTAACTATCCAGCAGGGGGCAGTTTGGCGGCCTTTCTGAACCGCCGCCACGGACCGACGCTGGCCCAGCAATTGGTGACTGGATGTGGCGAGGGCGTGCAGCGCTTTGACAGTCTGGCGTGCATCAACAGCCTGTTGGCGTCGCGCGGCACTCAGTTGGACGACGAGTGGGAACGTATGGGGGCTAGCGTCTTTGGCGGCATGCCGGCGCGTCATGCGCCGCAGTCCTACGGTTTCCCGAAGCGCCAATTTGGCGAGCAGATCTTGCGCGGCAAAGACCTTGCGAGCATGGATGATCAAATTCGCACTGACACCTTGAGCGCGCTGACGCAGTTCAAGCCCGGTAGCCATGCTCACTGGGTGGACACAGGCTCACGCAGTCAAGGTCGATGGGTGCGCAAGGGCATCAAGCTGCCGCCGGGAACGACCTTGACGGTGGTGGTGCGCTGA
- a CDS encoding phosphoribosylaminoimidazolesuccinocarboxamide synthase, with product MTTAALFESKLHSLPLLARGKVRENYAVGEDRILMVASDRLSAFDVVMGEPIPGKGALLTQMALFWFEKLKDVVPNHLTGEDPLSVVAADEVEQLRDRSMLVKRLKPLPIEAVVRGYLAGSGWKEYQATGPDHRVCGVALPAGLQNASKLPEPIFTPATKADVGDHDENIDFERCVGLIGREMAERVRAVSIELYRRAAEYALTKGIIIADTKFEFGLDADGTLTLMDEVLTPDSSRYWPVAGYRVGVNPPSFDKQFVRDWLEAQPWDKTAPAPALPAEVIDQTLSTYRKALEALTT from the coding sequence ATGACGACCGCCGCCCTGTTTGAATCGAAACTGCACTCTCTGCCCCTGCTTGCGCGCGGCAAGGTGCGGGAGAACTACGCGGTGGGCGAGGACCGCATCCTGATGGTGGCCTCGGACCGCCTCTCGGCCTTCGATGTGGTGATGGGCGAGCCCATCCCGGGCAAGGGCGCCTTGCTGACGCAGATGGCGCTGTTCTGGTTCGAGAAGCTCAAGGATGTGGTACCCAACCACCTGACGGGCGAGGACCCGCTGTCGGTCGTCGCTGCCGACGAGGTGGAGCAGCTGCGCGACCGCAGCATGCTGGTCAAGCGCCTCAAGCCCCTGCCCATCGAGGCCGTGGTGCGCGGCTATCTGGCCGGTTCGGGATGGAAGGAGTACCAGGCCACGGGGCCTGATCACCGGGTCTGCGGCGTGGCGCTGCCGGCCGGGCTGCAAAACGCCTCCAAGCTGCCCGAGCCCATCTTCACGCCGGCCACCAAGGCCGATGTGGGCGACCACGACGAGAACATCGACTTCGAGCGCTGCGTGGGCCTGATCGGCCGCGAGATGGCCGAGCGCGTGCGGGCCGTCTCCATTGAGCTCTATCGCCGCGCCGCCGAGTACGCGCTGACCAAGGGCATCATCATTGCCGACACCAAGTTCGAGTTCGGCCTGGACGCCGACGGCACGCTGACGCTGATGGACGAGGTGCTGACGCCCGACTCCTCGCGCTATTGGCCGGTGGCCGGCTACCGGGTGGGCGTGAACCCGCCCAGCTTTGATAAGCAATTCGTGCGCGACTGGCTGGAAGCCCAGCCCTGGGACAAGACCGCCCCGGCCCCGGCCCTGCCGGCCGAGGTGATTGACCAGACCCTGAGCACCTACCGCAAAGCCCTTGAAGCGCTGACGACCTGA
- the udk gene encoding uridine kinase, producing MPKNNTHKPFVIGVAGGSGSGKSTVTRQVLAAIGSERVAVVMQDDYYRDQSHMPPEDRRKQNYDHPDAFDWPLMAQHLSALRKGEAIEMPVYDFAADNRSHETITVKPAPVIVVEGLFALYDAKLRNMMSLKIYVDTASDVRFIRRLQRDISERGRSTESVVNQYLDTVRPMHKQFIEPTKRNADVILPHGANGPAIDIITTKVMSLMREIDAAKA from the coding sequence ATGCCCAAGAACAACACCCACAAACCCTTCGTCATCGGTGTCGCCGGGGGCAGCGGCAGCGGCAAGTCCACGGTGACGCGCCAGGTGCTGGCGGCCATCGGTTCGGAGCGGGTGGCGGTGGTGATGCAGGACGACTACTACCGCGACCAGTCCCATATGCCGCCGGAAGACCGGCGCAAGCAGAACTACGACCACCCGGATGCTTTTGACTGGCCGCTGATGGCGCAGCACTTGTCCGCGCTGCGCAAGGGCGAGGCCATCGAGATGCCGGTCTACGACTTCGCGGCCGACAACCGCTCGCACGAGACCATCACCGTCAAGCCCGCGCCCGTGATCGTGGTGGAAGGCCTGTTCGCGCTCTACGACGCCAAGCTGCGCAACATGATGTCGCTGAAGATTTACGTGGACACGGCCTCGGATGTGCGCTTCATCCGCCGCCTGCAGCGCGACATCTCGGAGCGCGGCCGCAGCACCGAGTCGGTGGTGAACCAGTACCTGGACACCGTGCGGCCGATGCACAAGCAGTTCATCGAGCCCACCAAGCGTAATGCCGATGTGATCCTGCCGCATGGCGCCAACGGCCCGGCCATCGACATCATCACCACCAAGGTGATGAGCCTGATGCGTGAGATTGACGCGGCCAAGGCCTGA
- a CDS encoding SWIM zinc finger family protein — protein sequence MDAQSGALLEALSEAGLARHWAPQILARGAPLVTKVQAFECSSQGSLSAAQGRVQGGSLYRVNLTHSPGGALRGDCDCPHASSGAPCKHQVALALAWRARLSGEALQASPESEPVPKPAPEPDWAQFVHAQPAALLAERLLAWAAKVPELKRELQLWQRSSTPVGDLAQAKRLVTSLLAAPRDLYEWRAAGAYVRKAEAVLGLLASWIATDPDLALGAAEHAWLKLRQPLDKADDSNGEIQGLLKEVGHLWLQALQSLGPQPAAFADRLAKLQGLDEWGCFPLAGALQVAGPLAVAKLRAQLAAAWEARSSKETQRHYLDLLAALGDGPERLRVLRRNLAQPYDHLRLIEELVTQGQAREALQTAEAACKRYPDDRRLREQLIQAYERDGWDDEALALRQRDFEAHPGNAEYHALVQTALRCGHDGAAFRAGLWQRLQALHAAQRGGYLAEGLAGLLLDIWTDEAEFERGLAWLQAGAEVPVRALQRFALALPDSAAAAELLKTVLARQMQSAKTPYAAELQTVHAVLERLSPEAGRLWLAWLRLEYRVKRGFVAGLMGAAERDTRQDRA from the coding sequence ATGGATGCCCAGTCCGGCGCCTTGCTGGAGGCGCTGAGCGAGGCGGGCTTGGCGCGCCACTGGGCGCCGCAGATCCTGGCGCGCGGCGCGCCCCTGGTGACCAAGGTGCAGGCGTTCGAGTGCAGCAGCCAGGGTTCCTTAAGCGCCGCGCAGGGGCGGGTGCAGGGGGGCTCGCTCTACCGCGTGAACCTCACGCACAGCCCGGGCGGCGCGCTGCGCGGTGATTGCGATTGCCCCCACGCGAGCAGTGGCGCGCCTTGCAAGCACCAGGTGGCCCTGGCCCTGGCGTGGCGGGCGCGGCTGAGTGGCGAGGCGCTGCAAGCGTCGCCCGAGTCGGAGCCAGTGCCTAAACCTGCCCCGGAGCCGGATTGGGCCCAGTTCGTCCATGCCCAGCCCGCAGCCCTGCTGGCCGAGCGCCTGCTGGCCTGGGCGGCCAAGGTGCCTGAGCTCAAGCGCGAACTGCAGCTCTGGCAGCGCAGCAGCACGCCGGTGGGCGATCTGGCCCAGGCCAAAAGGCTGGTCACCAGCCTACTGGCCGCGCCGCGCGATCTGTACGAGTGGCGCGCTGCGGGCGCCTATGTGCGCAAGGCCGAGGCGGTGCTGGGCCTGCTGGCCAGCTGGATCGCTACCGACCCGGACCTGGCCCTGGGGGCCGCCGAACACGCCTGGCTCAAGCTGCGCCAGCCGCTGGACAAGGCTGACGACTCCAACGGCGAGATTCAAGGTTTGCTCAAAGAGGTGGGGCATCTTTGGCTGCAAGCCCTGCAAAGCCTGGGCCCGCAGCCCGCCGCCTTTGCCGATCGCCTGGCCAAGCTGCAGGGCTTGGATGAATGGGGCTGCTTCCCGCTGGCCGGCGCCCTGCAGGTGGCCGGCCCGCTGGCGGTGGCCAAGCTGCGCGCCCAGCTGGCCGCCGCCTGGGAGGCGCGAAGCTCGAAGGAGACCCAGCGTCATTACCTGGACCTGCTGGCCGCCCTGGGCGATGGCCCCGAGCGGCTGCGCGTGCTACGCCGCAACCTGGCCCAGCCCTACGACCACCTGCGCCTGATCGAAGAGCTGGTGACCCAAGGCCAAGCCCGCGAGGCCCTGCAGACTGCCGAAGCCGCCTGCAAGCGCTACCCCGACGATCGCCGCCTGCGCGAGCAACTCATCCAGGCCTATGAGCGGGACGGCTGGGACGACGAAGCCCTGGCCCTGCGCCAGCGCGACTTCGAGGCCCATCCCGGCAACGCCGAGTACCACGCCCTGGTGCAGACCGCGCTGCGCTGCGGGCACGATGGGGCAGCCTTTCGCGCGGGGCTGTGGCAGCGCCTGCAGGCCCTGCATGCCGCACAGCGCGGCGGCTATTTGGCGGAAGGGCTGGCGGGCTTGTTGCTGGACATCTGGACCGACGAGGCCGAGTTCGAACGCGGCCTGGCCTGGCTGCAGGCTGGGGCGGAGGTGCCTGTGCGCGCGCTGCAGCGCTTTGCCCTGGCCCTGCCGGATTCAGCCGCCGCTGCCGAACTGCTCAAGACCGTGCTCGCGCGCCAGATGCAGAGCGCCAAGACCCCCTATGCCGCCGAACTGCAAACCGTGCACGCGGTGCTGGAGCGGCTCAGTCCCGAGGCGGGGCGGCTGTGGTTGGCATGGTTGAGGCTGGAGTACCGGGTGAAGCGGGGGTTTGTGGCGGGGTTGATGGGGGCGGCGGAGAGGGATACGCGGCAAGACAGAGCCTGA
- a CDS encoding DUF3667 domain-containing protein — translation MTASTSNTCANCGHRLAPWDKFCAQCGQDTANHPPSLWEFVHEFLLHYVAFEGKLWKSLWGLLAKPGFLTTEYLAGRKQRYVLPLRLILTLGLVFFLVIKAEPGDNLLVLDPPAKAAQRGPQSAASAAAARLDPVAQAKEKAKADYEADRQKEQEEPTGPSDDEQFEKLTQQLPVPMASALKRSQARFKADSNAEMKRVAARMLALAPYAVLCSLPFYAGLLALLYRSRRQPFGAHFVFAMHLHAAWYAVLLVGQLPGWVFTTFAVFWANAYPVLALKRVYAGAWWSTVLRALLLLLLHLLLLLMGLVVLGLVGALG, via the coding sequence ATGACTGCTTCCACTTCAAACACCTGCGCCAACTGCGGCCACCGCCTCGCGCCCTGGGACAAGTTCTGCGCCCAGTGCGGTCAGGACACCGCCAACCACCCGCCCTCGCTGTGGGAGTTCGTGCACGAGTTCCTGCTGCACTACGTGGCCTTCGAGGGCAAGCTGTGGAAGTCGCTCTGGGGTCTTCTGGCCAAGCCGGGCTTTCTGACCACCGAATACCTGGCCGGGCGCAAGCAGCGCTATGTGCTGCCGCTGCGCCTGATCCTGACGCTGGGCCTGGTGTTCTTCCTGGTCATCAAGGCCGAGCCGGGCGACAACTTGCTGGTGCTGGATCCGCCCGCCAAGGCCGCACAAAGGGGGCCGCAGAGTGCCGCCTCGGCGGCTGCCGCGCGCCTCGATCCGGTGGCCCAGGCCAAGGAGAAAGCGAAGGCTGATTACGAGGCGGATCGCCAGAAGGAACAAGAAGAGCCCACCGGGCCGAGCGACGACGAACAATTCGAAAAGCTCACCCAGCAACTTCCGGTCCCCATGGCCTCCGCTCTGAAGCGCTCACAAGCCCGCTTCAAGGCCGACTCCAACGCCGAAATGAAGCGGGTGGCCGCGCGCATGCTGGCGCTGGCGCCCTATGCGGTGCTGTGCAGCCTGCCCTTCTATGCCGGGCTGCTGGCCTTGCTCTACCGCAGCCGGCGTCAGCCCTTCGGCGCGCACTTTGTGTTCGCCATGCATCTGCATGCGGCCTGGTATGCCGTGCTGCTCGTGGGCCAGTTGCCGGGTTGGGTCTTCACCACGTTTGCGGTCTTCTGGGCCAATGCCTATCCGGTGCTGGCGCTCAAGCGGGTCTATGCCGGCGCCTGGTGGAGCACGGTGTTGCGCGCGCTGCTGTTGTTACTGCTGCATCTGCTGCTCTTGCTGATGGGCCTGGTGGTTCTGGGCTTGGTGGGGGCCTTGGGCTGA
- a CDS encoding DUF3667 domain-containing protein yields MTTASPQCPNACPNCGHRLAAWDKFCAQCGQAAHLHQPSFWEFVHEFINHYVALEGKLWHSLRLLLLRPGQLTLDYLQGRRARHVMPLHLLLSFGLLCLVSIKLRPASPHVEPGSGWANLGILPYAVVLALPVLAGVMQRLYSRRSCRYGEHMVFVVHQQALVYLLVTLGIWIERAGLEWLEPVPLLMIALAPLLALQRVYGGRWWATLLRFLIYQASYLLIGFCFVLMPLAFLPR; encoded by the coding sequence ATGACGACTGCTTCTCCTCAATGCCCCAATGCATGCCCCAACTGCGGCCATCGCCTGGCGGCCTGGGACAAGTTCTGCGCCCAGTGCGGGCAGGCTGCCCACCTGCACCAGCCCAGTTTTTGGGAGTTTGTGCACGAGTTCATCAATCACTATGTGGCGCTGGAAGGCAAGCTTTGGCATTCACTTCGCTTGCTGCTTCTGAGGCCTGGGCAGCTGACTTTGGACTATTTGCAGGGCAGGCGCGCACGGCATGTCATGCCTTTGCATCTGCTGCTGAGCTTTGGCCTGCTGTGCCTGGTGTCGATCAAGCTACGACCCGCTTCACCCCACGTGGAGCCGGGCAGTGGCTGGGCCAATTTGGGCATCCTGCCTTATGCCGTGGTGCTGGCCCTGCCGGTCTTGGCGGGCGTGATGCAGCGGCTCTATAGCCGGCGCTCCTGCCGCTATGGCGAGCACATGGTGTTTGTGGTTCACCAGCAGGCTTTGGTCTATCTGCTGGTCACATTGGGCATCTGGATAGAGCGAGCGGGCCTTGAGTGGTTGGAGCCTGTGCCGCTGCTGATGATTGCGCTGGCCCCCCTGTTGGCGTTGCAGCGGGTTTACGGTGGGCGCTGGTGGGCCACTCTGCTGCGATTCCTGATTTATCAAGCGTCTTACTTGCTGATCGGGTTTTGTTTCGTGTTGATGCCGCTGGCTTTCCTGCCTCGCTAG